From a region of the Chrysemys picta bellii isolate R12L10 chromosome 7, ASM1138683v2, whole genome shotgun sequence genome:
- the C7H3orf62 gene encoding uncharacterized protein C3orf62 homolog, with protein sequence MRTPTEEANETSSLLGEMSEKLRRCRKELTAAIDRAFEDLTAPFCLSEDCINKQNSDLQTETPSSLPQMNRVSYRRDPTSTLSSYLNQSAAVSCVLEKKNPVFIPVSIAQNPLCPKREPLTSKENTWLRSSIFVSDRQLPRTLGNRERWRKGHARYSLYSKFFVMNIVRTCAQMVRVLSFKTSKRRELLRRDVQECFLQKLRHSIFAVNHLTNFCSAACPENQNRSIVLSSKDAERCMKSEANIAVHVVSQDIPQALPDTPGESRAPLFFLTLRVGWLFQLSERDCEDL encoded by the exons AAACCTCATCCCTTCTAGGTGAGATGTCAGAAAAACTAAGGAGATGCAGGAAGGAACTGACTGCAGCTATAGACAGGGCATTTGAAGATCTCACAGCTCCTTTCTGTCTCTCAGAAGATTGCATCAATAAACAGAATTCAGACTTGCAGACAGAGACACCTTCCTCCTTGCCCCAAATGAACAGAGTTAGTTACAGAAGAGATCCTACTTCTACCTTATCTTCCTATCTCAACCAGTCTGCAGCAGTCTCCTGCGTGCTGGAAAAAAAGAATCCTGTCTTCATACCAGTAAGCATTGCCCAAAATCCCTTATGCCCAAAGAGAGAACCTTTAACAAGTAAGGAAAATACTTGGCTACGTTCTTCCATTTTTGTGTCTGACAGACAACTTCCAAGAACTCTGGGAAACAGAGAGAGATGGAGGAAAGGGCATGCGAGGTACAGTTTGTATTCAAAGTTCTTTGTCATGAATATTGTTAGGACATGTGCTCAGATGGTCAGGGTGTTGAGTTTCAAGACTTCCAAGAGGAGGGAACTTCTGAGGAGAGATGTGCAAGAATGTTTCCTCCAGAAGCTCAGACA CTCCATTTTTGCTGTCAACCATTTGACAAACTTCTGCAGTGCAGCTTGTCCAGAGAACCAAAACCGTTCCATTGTTTTGTCTAGCAAAGATGCTGAAAGATGCATGAAGTCAGAAGCAAACATAGCTGTCCATGTTGTCTCCCAAGACATTCCGCAGGCTCTTCCTGACACACCTGGTGAGTCCAGAGCTCCACTTTTCTTCCTCACACTCAGGGTAGGCTGGCTTTTCCAGCTCAGTGAAAGGGATTGTGAGGACCTGTAA